Proteins encoded by one window of Bacillus rossius redtenbacheri isolate Brsri chromosome 14, Brsri_v3, whole genome shotgun sequence:
- the LOC134539075 gene encoding NAD-dependent protein deacylase sirtuin-5A, mitochondrial-like, producing the protein MTIVNLIVRGKKQYLRPVSQICNYISGAMSSRRPISDKAAFKDVLKNAKKVAVLTGAGVSAESGVPTFRGEGGYWRKYVAQQLATPEAFTRNPSLVWEFYHYRRELVRTKKPNKAHVALAECEKRFHVEGKSFVLVTQNIDGLHQTAGSREVVELHGSLFKTRCLKCGDVAENRNSPICPALDGMGAPDTDAQEVSVATEDLPRCERGGCTGLLRPHVVWFGEALDVGVLQRAGKALEECDLCLVIGTSSLVYPAAMFAPQVAARGVPVAEFNIEVTPATSEFTFHFEGPCGSSVPEVLAP; encoded by the exons ATGACTATTGTAAACCTGATAGTGCGTGGGAAAAAACAATACTTACGTCCCGTATCACAGATTTGTAACTACATAAGTGGAGCGATGAGCAGCAGAAGACCAATTTCCGATAAGGcggcttttaaagacgttttgaAAAATGCCAAGAAGGTTGCCGTATTAACCGGCGCCGGCGTCTCCGCAGAGAGTGGAGTTCCGACCTTCAGGGGCGAAGGTGGATATTGGCGAAAGTACGTTGCTCAGCAGCTAGCCACTCCTGAAGCGTTCACGAGGAACCCGTCTTTGGTGTGGGAGTTTTATCACTATAGGAGAGAGCTTGTTCGCACGAAGAAGCCCAATAAG GCCCATGTAGCCTTGGCGGAGTGCGAGAAGCGGTTCCACGTGGAAGGGAAGAGCTTCGTGCTCGTCACACAGAACATCGACGGGCTGCACCAGACGGCCGGCTCCCGGGAGGTGGTTGAGCTGCACGGGTCGCTGTTCAAGACTCGTTGCCTCAAGTGCGGCGACGTGGCGGAGAACAGGAACAGTCCCATCTGCCCGGCGCTGGACGGCATGGG TGCTCCCGACACGGACGCGCAGGAGGTGAGCGTCGCCACAGAGGACCTGCCGCGCTGCGAGAGGGGCGGCTGCACGGGGCTCCTGAGGCCCCACGTCGTGTGGTTCGGCGAGGCCCTGGACGTGGGCGTGCTCCAGAGGGCCG GCAAGGCCTTGGAGGAGTGCGACCTGTGTCTGGTCATCGGGACGTCCTCCCTCGTGTACCCGGCGGCCATGTTCGCCCCGCAGGTGGCCGCCCGGGGCGTCCCAGTCGCCGAGTTCAACATCGAGGTCACCCCGGCCACGAGCGAGTTCAC GTTCCACTTCGAAGGGCCGTGCGGATCGTCCGTGCCCGAGGTGCTGGCCCCATGA
- the LOC134539076 gene encoding uncharacterized protein LOC134539076, producing MGVRDAAVRARILEAVRNCQLRRAAQSPSRRQFSVVDGTRILVGCANQLDTLCNLLKYARRRLAQRPAADQYLHGRYTASEGARDVALALLVRARRLHGDLHRLQGLTAQAGEKPRPAARLPGPHDRGASRLLTAALVVFPVMVSLAVWKMRASPFRT from the exons ATGGGCGTGCGGGACGCCGCCGTGCGGGCCAGGATATTGGAGGCGGTGCGCAACTGCCAGCTGAGGAGGGCGGCCCAGAGCCCGTCCCGCCGGCAGTTCAG CGTGGTGGACGGCACCAGGATCCTGGTGGGCTGCGCCAACCAGCTGGACACGCTGTGCAACCTGCTCAAGTACGCCCGGCGCCGGCTGGCGCAGCGGCCTGCGGCCGACCAGTACCTGCACGGCCGGTACACGGCCAGCGAGGGCGCGCGCGACGTGGCCCTGGCGCTGCTGGTGCGCGCGCGGCGCCTGCACGGCGACCTGCACCGGCTCCAGGGGCTCACCGCGCAG GCAGGGGAGAAGCCCAGGCCTGCCGCGCGTCTCCCGGGGCCGCACGACCGCGGGGCATCCCGGCTGCTGACCGCAGCGCTGGTCGTCTTCCCCGTCATGGTCTCTCTGGCCGTGTGGAAGATGAGGGCCTCTCCATTCAGGACCTGA